The DNA window AACCCTCGCTGAAAAAGGGGTGACAACCCCCGTAACAGACGGTGCGAGTACCAAAACATCGGTCTGCGCACTGGCAGGCGAACTAGGACTGAACTTCTGCGGCGGTCATCCCATCGCAGGGCGTGAGGTTTCGGGCTTTTCAGCATCACAAAACGGGCTGTTCGAAGGCGCTGTACATGTCCTCACCCCCGTTGCGGAAGGCTTTCCCGAAGATGACTTAAGAGCCCTCCATGAAGGAATCGGCATGCGGGTAACTGTGATGACCGCTGAAAGGCATGACCTTGTGTTCGGCGCCATAAGCCACCTGCCCCACGTTACCGCCTTTTCCCTTGTGGAGGCGGTGAACCTTGTATGCCCCGAAGCTTTCGCTTATACAGGCGGCGGGTTTAAGGACTTCACCAGAATAGCGGCCAGCAATCCACGCATGTGGACGGATATATTTCTGGATAATGACAAAAAAATCATAGGACTCATTGATGCCTATATAGACTTCCTCAAAACATGGCGGGAGGATATAGAGGCTAAGAATGAGGAAAAAATATATAAACGCATAGAAGAAGCCAGCAGCATCAGGAGAGGCATAAAATGATCACTTTCGGACAGATCAAATCAGTCAAAGGGGAAATCACGGTTCCGGCGGACAAATCCATAACTCACCGCTCCTTCATGCTCGGCGCTATGGCAGAAGGGAGCACAAGGGTGACAAACCCGCTCATGTCCCGCGATACCATAGCCACAATGAACGCAATGAAAGCCCTCGGTGCGGAATTTCTCACTGCCGAGAACGGGTTCATTGTTGTTTCCAAAGGCTACAGATTTTTTCAGGAACCGAGTGACGTTATCAACTGTGACAACTCCGGCACAACAGCAAGGCTCATCAGCGGGCTCATTGCTCCCGCGGGAGTTTACGCTGTCCTCACCGGGGATGACAGCCTCCGCAAGAGACCGATGAAAAGGGTGATC is part of the Geovibrio ferrireducens genome and encodes:
- a CDS encoding prephenate dehydrogenase, yielding MAFKSIGIIGLGLIGGSFARAFFDRGLCVYGLDGSSSALAEAAGADIFSALTDETDQFLALEPELIYICVPVEATKSVLRTLAEKGVTTPVTDGASTKTSVCALAGELGLNFCGGHPIAGREVSGFSASQNGLFEGAVHVLTPVAEGFPEDDLRALHEGIGMRVTVMTAERHDLVFGAISHLPHVTAFSLVEAVNLVCPEAFAYTGGGFKDFTRIAASNPRMWTDIFLDNDKKIIGLIDAYIDFLKTWREDIEAKNEEKIYKRIEEASSIRRGIK